DNA from Labrus bergylta chromosome 3, fLabBer1.1, whole genome shotgun sequence:
acgggttatgtacatttcttgtataagtctattttctaattgcacagtttaagtttttttcatcttggggtattttttacatctttttccGGGTTAGTATATATGTAGGGGAGGaaggggggcgtcggttttgcggtttaatttgtaacaaatgtttcatgtcatgtcttgtaacctgctactggatgctttaaatttccctcgggatcaataaagtatctatctatttatctatctatctatttaatTATACATACAGATGACAGAAATAGCTGTCATCACAgtaccttctgatatttgttaaatcattatgtgtgcattatttgtatagtttcagaacaaactgactcaaaaattTATTTTATCGTTGCATTATtcttcaataaacaaataacaaaacattaaagtacTGTATGATCTAAAGTGCACATTTGTGCCTGAGCTGAATTTGCAGCAAAATTGTAATAAACATAAAAGTGCTGTAATGGCATGCACAAAAACTtgtttatgttacaaaaagcaggtaaaataccttatcTTTCTAATATTATCtccaaagacccaacattagtCCATCATTACTaagaaacatttagcaaagttacagtgacaaCTAAAAACTAAAGGTATCAAATGTCAGAGCagtgatttaaataaacatattttcatcTTGTTCTTTCTCTGTAAACACCTCTTAAACGATGAACcagagttattgttattgtcACTCAACTCATTTCTGATCACAACATTTAGGCATCAATATTTCTTCTGACCGTGATTCAAAGTGAGGGTCCTCCTAACCTGGTGATTAAATGACCTCACAGAATATAGCTCATACTAGCTCGCCTATTAATTGTCATTGTTTTATAGTTGTTTGCTCCAGTGTGACTTGTTAATTATTTACCTGGTTGTCACCTAGAGCACACTGCAGAGTCCTAAATGGATAATTCAGTCTTCCACATGAGAGCAGATGGAAATGATTGAAACCATTGTTGAGCTGCAGAACAGTCTGTtgatgctgcagcagctgctagaggaaaaacaaaacatgaaacttCACTTGATGAAAGTGTcctgatgtttcttttctttgttgggTTTGGCAtccaaattttattttttttcaagttctcttttattatttgaaaaatataacccaaaatacagaaataaatacaatagaaTGTGAAGCAACTTCACACGAGGTAACAAGAACATGAAGACCTTAAACACTTGGCAGGACAAGGGAGCCAAAGAGaatttttgaaaaataatattatacaaataatgacaaaaaaaagaaaacgtgaaATCTGAGGGTAGAAACACATGTAATCCATTTTGCCCCAGTTTTCAACAAATGCGTCCTTTTGTGTTCTTAGATTAAAAGTTATTCTTTACATCACAAAGATGTTATACACCATATGTATATCCATTCATCTACATTACGTATGTCTTTTTTCAGCCATTTCCTGGTTGCTACTAATAATATTGAGACTTCACTTCTAACTTTCAAGCACCAGTAGTGTTTGAGTGTTAAAACAACTAGTAAGAGACCTTACTTTAAACTGAAAAGTTCAAGTTTAAGGGCTTAAAAAGCTGTCGATCTCATGTAAAGTGTTAATGCATTGTGGGGAGATTTAAGTCAGTGCTAAGAGACGGTAAGGTGCTGTCAGGAAATgaaggggatgacatgcagcagaggtTTCTGGCTGTGCTTCATGCAAATTGATGCTGTGAGTCCATGCTCAGCATCTAAAGCCTGGAGAGCCTTGAGGTGTCTGCATCCTCGAAATAAAAACTCCTCCCCCAAAGAAAATTCCTCATTCTCACAAACATTAAATCAGCTTCCATCCCTTTGAATCCCCTGGAGTGTGATTGTGTGACATAAATCAGTATTGCCACTGCTGCTCTCTGAACATAAGCCTCTCATGTTGAATCAAAACtgtgtcttttctttgtgtttggttttgCAGGGCCACGGCCACATGCATGACGGCTGTCAGCACGGACATGGAGGTCATTCTCACAGTCACGGGCCGAGAGCCGCGCACCCCTTCATGACGGGCTTTCACGGACAGTTCGGCAAAAGCTCAGAGCAGACGATGAACCTCAGCCAGCAGCCGAAGAAACGCTCCCACATGGACGACAGCAGCACATGGGACATCGTGAAGGCATCGCAGTGAGTGAACGCTTTATGAGGTGGTTTACGTGAGCGTGTTTGGTTCCATTTCATGTGATGCCACAGTTGATGAACGAGCAGGAAATCATCATGTTTCCTGTTAACCACCACTGGGGTTTCACTTTGTTCATGTGGGAACACAGAGGCAATTCGTTAAAGATttacaacagaacaaaaaaaaaccccaagcAGTCAGATAATACAACAGCCTATTAAAGGGTCAAGTCGGATTAggtgaactctttttttttttggaagttaaatgtgtgtttgtgtcatatTGATCCCTCTGTTGTATTTTTGTTACCACAGCAAGAATACAAGGTCAAGTTGAACCTGTGTGTAAACTGTGATGGATGTTTACAGCAGACAGTCTCAGTATTGAACTGAATTTATTCATGCAATTTAGCATAGTTTCAATACAGAGCATGAAGCTGATGAGCTGCACAGACTTTATAGCTATTGTGTGGCGTGCATGACtggttgatttttattttactcttgCCATCATCTGTCCAGGAACAACAGATAGAAATGAGCTAGTTAGCTACATCTGGTACAGAGCGTCTCTTCTCTtctacactgtccctgattcaaataaacaaataaactaaactaagaaTGACATTTAACCTACAGAGCACACACGCTTTATTTTACAACTCGCTCCTTGCATTATAACGATATAGGTGTTCAGTGTTTCCcataggtttacagcgttggggggttGGGGACAAGCCAACATGCTGACACggcgacacgacgacacaaacacttgaaggaatcttggtgttcatgtgttacttttaatgacagatgtccttttctatcggaaagatATCCTTAAATGaattctttccctgatttccgactctatccactatcctatccctacaataaaggcacaaaaagcccaaaaataaatctttaaaaaaaaaatatatatatatataaaaatatccccccctaatataatggtaggggaaacactggtgtTTCATGTATTGACACAGGAGCtgccaaacaaaacaacaaaactctagtcattttgtttttgtccggtttgaaaatagatcaaatctgTTAAACATAGCTGCTGCAGAAACTGGTAATTCCACTTTAGCTGAGTCTATTTCTCGGTCATTTTAAGCTcacaggaatgtttttttttttttttttgtttgactacCTAATCAGGGAGTTTAGGCACAGCAGAGCAAAGGTCACTTTTCTCGTAAGACGGGGAGAAGAAGTAAAGAATCTGCAGAACCactcctctctgtttcctcaCCTCACCGTCTGTTGATGTCTTTTCATACTGACACAGTGTTGGTCTTTTCAATTGAattatcttgatttttttctgtaaattgtGTTATTACTTCTTCCTTGCTTTGCAGTGGTTTTGTCCCTTTGAGTCCAGAAACTGAGATTTCATTATTTGGATCACTGTGTCATGAAGAGCATTGGTCTGCTTGTTTTCATCATAAATTGTGTGTTTATAAAGGtttgctctctctgtgtgtgtgtgtgacccttTCAGGTTTGGTATCCTGGAGCGCTGTAAGGAGCTGGTTGAAGCCGGTTATGATGTCAGACAGCCAGACAAAGAGAACGTCACTCTGCTGCACTGGGCAGCCATCAACAACCGCTCAGAGCTGGTCAAGTAAGACCTGCAAATATCATCTTTATCTCCTTCACTCTGACTCACCACAGAGGAATCTCTATGTAAATACACACATTCCTCTGCAGGGAACTCAGCAGTGTACACATGTCTGAGTAGCAGTCCCGTGTTTAGTATGTCGGTAATTTGAGGAATTATTTACAATTATTTGAAGGATTTGTTGATTCTTTTGTCCGTCTTTAAACTTCGGGGATGTTGCTCGGGCTTCCTTGCACCATGCCTTATAATgaacggtgagaaggcagactcagagggcagaacaaacacctagctgtgagagtgtcacccacctgggggcgGGGTAAtgaatcagtcagtcaatcaatcagtcgatctttatttgtaaagcgcctactcataacaagtgttatcgagacactttacagaaagcagataaaagacgttactctttgttatttaatattacaaaaagcaagtaaaaaagaccatactcattgttatattacaaagacccaaagCACTTTAGGTTACTGCCctttatgatgtcatgaagggaaaatctccaaacggcctgtttgagcacacattatctgaaaagtggagcaggcagaagacagagaggatggactttactcatgattggggggtttgtagacggactagagacaaaCATTAAGTTtatttacataatatgtgaccttttaatgAAAGCTCTAATTCCTCTTTTGGATGTAAATTCAAAAGATTTGTTGTGCTCTGCAGCATAGTGACCCATGAAGCTTCACTCATATTTAGAGACAGTTGAAAGTGACAGAATTTGTGGAGGGACATTGTATCAAATACTGTGAGCAGCATAGTGGCTGTTTTCACTTCATAAGGAACAAACATTGGATGAGCAAtatattgaaaatgaaaacagcgtATGTATTGTCAGTCCTTCCTCTGAGACTTCGTGTGTTGTGACATCTGTCATTGGGAGAAGAGTGAGCTGGATGAAGCACAACAACAGACAGATTCAGGGGAAAACCTTCAAAGAAACTCTGAAAAACTGAACATAAATGCAAAGTGATCCAACATGAAATGTTCTGAACAGTAATCATTGATCTCTtgctctgtttctcctctggtGTTCTCCGACAGGTATTATATCTCTAAAGGGGCCATAGTGGACCAGCTCGGAGGAGACCTGAACTCTTCTCCTCTTCACTGGGCGATAAGGTGACTGAATTTCAGTAAAGGTGTTTGTTAGTCTACGTCTGCCTCTGCCTCTGTATTGTACATTTGATTCACTGTTCAGTTGTTTACGTGTTACCGAAAAAATGTGTAACCAAACAAAAATCACCatcatttgtagtttttctaAGCTGCATAAAAAAGTATAGAAGTTATTGTGTGATTCATTTTGCTTCTCAGCTTTGTAAaagtaactctgacacctagtgtttaaaaaggGTACTGCAGTGCAGATTCAAAACACTGgagagcgctgtctcccccccgccccctcctctctagagtcgatgctcacgtcAGGACacacttcagtgtttatccagctctgcatcggtctgtgaacctttctgcgttctaaccgctctccttttttcaaaatcatctccaatattgatcctagtttgagcacctttctgctcgtggagcttattagaaacatgcagaggctttttaggtcggatacaatcacttctatctgaaccacttctcttgcctgcttccatcgctgcaacacctgttggtttgacctgataactgctctcatatctggaaaaccGAGGGGAATCCAAAACGGCCGTgaagaatctaaagttagaaggaggacatactggctgctgcattgttgtcagagaagccagcacttcaacatagcatgtttccttaatgtcttaTGATACATTAAGGTCATTTagtgatttaattcagtaaatatcttgcGTATTGGGCCTTTAACTAAACCTGCTGATTACCACTTAACCACAGTGATTTGTATCAAACACTAGTCACATTATTACCAGAGTCACATTTTGTAATCGCTCTCTGAAGGGTGAATGTTGACTTGTTTAGACATTTCGCTCGCTCAGTGCATCCTCCATTAAGCTGTCTGTGGATTTTCGTCAATGATGAGGCAGGGCCACCTCCCCATGGTGATCCAGCTGATGAGATACGGAGCAGATCCCTCCATCGCAGACGGAGAAGGTTACCGCGCTCTCCACCTCGCCATCCTCTTCCAGCACATGGCCATAGCAGCTTATCTCATGGCAAAGGGACAGGTCAGACTTCACACTCACTCCATCATTTGTGTTGgcaaacattcatttttgcatttctttaagtgtttttttcactttgtgcattttcttttccataGTGCTAATCTTCTCATTTTACTTTTCTCTTGCAGGAAGTTGACGGTCCTGACTGCAACGGACAGACGCCACTTATGTTAGCCGCCCTGAAGATAATTGGGTAAGTACCTTTACTCCTTTACTGATTTAAACAGCTCGGGTATCACAAAATACTCCCCATGATTGGATTGGAACGTTGTGATGTATCAGTCTGATGTGTCAGTCTGTGAAGGATCTTACAACACCCGTTTGTTCTTCTGTCTCAGGCCTGAACCTACAAACTTCCTAATCAAAAATAACGCCTCTGTGAGCGCTGTGGACAAAGTGAACAGGAACACTCCTCTGCACTGCGCCGTGCTGGCAGGAAACGTAGACGCTGCCCACATCCTGCTGGAGGCCGGGGCCAGTGTGGACGCAGAAAACATAAACGTAAGCTTCACAAAAGTCCAAAATGAATAAACATTCCAAGTGTTGACACCAGTCTACTGTCGCTCTGTTAGAAACACATGCCACCAGTCTAGGGATGCACATAATGCTGCCTCTCCTCACTGCTCGTCATGAGTGTAGTGTTGTTAACTTCCCCAACTTTAGCACATGGTGATTGGATATTAACTCGGTCGAGTGTTTCCTAATCCCAGCGCAtggactcacaggcacacacacaaacagagccaaTTCAAGCTCATAcacaaaaccataaaaaaactGCAAACCCATATTATATTGAGAATTGCTGCTTCAAGTTAGTAAAATAAATGCTTATTGTTACCCTACATTTTGGGATTTGATCCGTGTCTTTAAGTTGTGTTtaatgcttgtttgttttcagggtcACACTCCCATCGACGTGGCCCACCAGGTGCACAGCCCGCTGCTCATCCACATGCTGAATCACGTCAAACAGGAGAGGATTCGCTCTAATACACGCTGCCTACGACTCCTCAACAGATACAGGgtacaaactaaactaaaagccacacacacaccatgtctAATGACAACATTCAAATAATCTCCAGTTTCTACAAACCCCaccctgttttgtgtttcccAGGTTTTTCTACAGTTTCTGCTCTGCACTGCCTTCTTTGGAAGTGTGGGCGCCATCATAGATATGAACTCTGAGTCCTGGCTGCTCAAAGGGATCCTGCTGGCCTGTGTGATAGGTCTGATCAATCTGGCCTTAAGGTGAGGACTGAGCTTTCTACTGAACTCTTCCATGTTGAATGTAAATGTCgagagaattaaaaataaaaaacacaggtttCATTCGGATGCTTGTGTTCTCTATATTAATGTTgcccttaaaaaaagaagcatttgtGTTTAAACAGGAACTTCCCCAGTCTGGACTTTCAGTCTCTGCTACCTGCTTCAATTCTCATGGCCTCATTCTTCTGGATGATTGTTACCTGGTGCCTCTGGTTCCTCCCAGATATCCTTTCTTAAGAGGAAAAAGACACGCTCAGTCAGTTACATGACAAGAGAAGTTTGTGATGTTCtgtacaaagttttttttaaggttaattttggggcttttttgtctttatttcagagataggacagcggatagagtcagaaactggggagagagagagagtgggggaatgacatgcaggaaaggcaCCACAGGTGGGATCCAAACCCAGGCTGCCCCCTCTccaggactatagcctctgtacatggggcacgctcACCTGTgttgtagtgcagggtatacgcaggtatacccacttctgaatcccctctgattcacaccattgattgattAACAAAAATCAGTAGTATGCTGCAATTTTCTTttcctaggatggtgaagggatgaccctcacTACTCTGTCTCTCATTGGCGAGTACGCACTGACTAAATGTGTAAAATGAGTCTTTGTTGTCACTGTTAATAACAGAGGagtcttaagaaaaaaaacattttggggaaaaatgaagagtatacccacttcttcaggcaccactacaTCACAGATGCTCAATAATGATTAGGCTACCGGCACCCCTGTACAAAGGTTTTATAAAGGATGTTTCTtcagaggaagaaaataatGTATGAAGGAGTGACTGAGGCCACATtaccagaagaaaaaacatatcAGTGGGCCGTGCAGCTACCGTACTAAACTGGTTGCTTGaagtaacacatttaaaaaagtgttcagGCAGAGTGCCGAATTTGACATcgggccctttgctgcacgtcatccctcactctctcctgcctacatgtcctgtctctctacagctgCC
Protein-coding regions in this window:
- the zdhhc13 gene encoding putative palmitoyltransferase ZDHHC13, producing the protein MDWTEDDGAGHGHMHDGCQHGHGGHSHSHGPRAAHPFMTGFHGQFGKSSEQTMNLSQQPKKRSHMDDSSTWDIVKASQFGILERCKELVEAGYDVRQPDKENVTLLHWAAINNRSELVKYYISKGAIVDQLGGDLNSSPLHWAIRQGHLPMVIQLMRYGADPSIADGEGYRALHLAILFQHMAIAAYLMAKGQEVDGPDCNGQTPLMLAALKIIGPEPTNFLIKNNASVSAVDKVNRNTPLHCAVLAGNVDAAHILLEAGASVDAENINGHTPIDVAHQVHSPLLIHMLNHVKQERIRSNTRCLRLLNRYRVFLQFLLCTAFFGSVGAIIDMNSESWLLKGILLACVIGLINLALRNFPSLDFQSLLPASILMASFFWMIVTWCLWFLPDGPSATVQVLFTLNATALLYYYLRTCRTDPGFVKATEEEKKINVLVLAEAGCLGPRIFCTSCMTKKPMRTNHCFSCDACVAKQDHHSVWTNCCIGARNHHYFILFLFSLMLMGAWMFYGCLIYWSTHCTLHYEDQGLWGVVSALVTCSPWVLSIFLLAFYHTCWSSSVLVLQLYQIAFLGLTTAERTNLTLHQMKLGKSVSLKQNPYNLGVVKNLVSFFHLRCCGLFKPAIIDWTQQFPPGRDQHMFGHTDMV